A window from Planctomicrobium piriforme encodes these proteins:
- a CDS encoding DNA integrity scanning protein DisA nucleotide-binding domain protein translates to MSGDVFRDICCAEKRGINTEVLEQILYIAVEIAREGREGRKIGTLFTVGDELAVMEHSRPLVLDPLFGHPNEKKQITLHDVRETIKELAQLDGAFVISNDGIAISAARYIDVLSDGVKIPLGLGSRHMAAASITRRTSAVAIVVSESSMVRVFDEGKIISEILPEIWMMRKHGLFMNMPTAKERSTEDIVVRTRTDM, encoded by the coding sequence ATGAGCGGCGATGTGTTTCGCGATATCTGCTGCGCGGAAAAGCGTGGTATCAATACGGAAGTCCTGGAGCAGATTCTCTATATCGCCGTAGAGATTGCGCGCGAGGGGCGCGAAGGCCGCAAAATTGGCACGCTGTTCACCGTGGGTGACGAGCTGGCTGTGATGGAACATTCCCGTCCGCTGGTCCTCGACCCGCTGTTCGGCCACCCGAACGAGAAAAAGCAGATCACGCTGCACGATGTCCGCGAGACGATCAAGGAACTGGCCCAGCTCGACGGGGCCTTCGTCATTTCCAACGACGGAATCGCCATTTCCGCCGCCAGATACATCGATGTCCTCTCCGACGGCGTGAAAATTCCCCTGGGCCTGGGCAGCCGCCACATGGCCGCCGCCTCGATCACCCGTCGCACCTCGGCCGTCGCCATTGTCGTGTCCGAAAGCTCGATGGTGCGCGTCTTCGATGAGGGAAAAATTATCTCCGAGATCCTGCCGGAAATCTGGATGATGCGGAAACACGGGCTGTTTATGAACATGCCCACCGCGAAAGAACGCTCGACCGAAGATATTGTCGTCCGCACTCGCACGGATATGTAA
- a CDS encoding ABC transporter permease → MKWLAWKMLTGDRAKYLGIVFGVAFGSLLIAQQSSIFVGLMRRTSSQILDVTEADIWVMDKAQQNIDEIRPMPETRLHQVRGVEGVEWAVRLFKGLVRCRTSEGNFRQAILIGVDDTSLVGGPRRMLQGTVSDLRRPDGIVVDAAGYKLLFPGQPVRTGVTVDMNDRRAVVVGICDVTPPFQTFPVIYTRYSQATLFIPAERNTLSFVLAKARPGVDVGALTKRITAATDLKAMSWDEFFWFNINYFLTNTGIPINFGITVVLGFIVGAAIAGQTFYLFTLENLKQFGSLKAMGVDNLHLIGMILFQAVAVGLMGFGIGIGMAAGFFEFMEISGQADLRGMFVPWQVVAITACAVFLIVIAASLLSLRKVLVLEPAMVFK, encoded by the coding sequence ATGAAATGGCTTGCCTGGAAAATGCTGACGGGGGATCGCGCAAAGTACCTGGGGATTGTCTTCGGGGTCGCGTTCGGTTCGCTGCTGATTGCCCAGCAGTCCTCGATCTTCGTCGGGCTGATGCGACGCACGTCGAGCCAGATTCTCGATGTCACTGAAGCCGACATCTGGGTCATGGACAAGGCCCAACAGAACATCGACGAAATTCGCCCGATGCCGGAGACGCGACTGCATCAAGTACGGGGCGTGGAAGGGGTCGAATGGGCCGTGCGGCTCTTCAAGGGGCTCGTCCGCTGCCGCACCTCGGAAGGAAATTTTCGCCAAGCCATTCTCATTGGCGTCGACGATACGTCGCTCGTCGGCGGTCCACGGCGCATGCTGCAGGGGACCGTGTCTGATCTGCGTCGGCCAGACGGCATCGTCGTGGACGCAGCCGGTTACAAGCTTTTGTTCCCCGGCCAGCCGGTTCGAACCGGAGTGACGGTGGATATGAACGACCGCCGCGCGGTGGTCGTGGGCATCTGCGACGTGACGCCGCCGTTCCAGACGTTTCCAGTGATTTACACGCGTTACAGTCAGGCGACGCTGTTCATCCCGGCCGAGCGAAACACGCTCTCGTTCGTGTTGGCAAAAGCGCGGCCCGGCGTGGATGTCGGCGCTTTGACCAAGCGCATCACCGCCGCCACCGACCTCAAGGCGATGTCCTGGGACGAGTTCTTCTGGTTCAACATTAACTACTTCCTGACAAACACCGGCATCCCCATCAACTTCGGGATTACGGTGGTGCTGGGGTTCATCGTGGGAGCGGCGATTGCAGGGCAGACGTTCTATCTGTTCACGCTCGAGAACCTGAAGCAGTTCGGCAGTCTGAAAGCGATGGGGGTCGATAACCTCCACCTGATCGGGATGATTCTGTTTCAAGCGGTCGCCGTGGGGCTGATGGGATTTGGCATCGGCATCGGGATGGCGGCCGGCTTCTTTGAGTTCATGGAAATCTCTGGCCAGGCGGATCTCCGCGGGATGTTCGTTCCCTGGCAGGTCGTGGCCATCACCGCCTGCGCCGTGTTTCTGATTGTCATTGCTGCCAGCCTGCTGAGTTTGCGTAAAGTGCTCGTGCTCGAACCTGCCATGGTCTTCAAATAA
- a CDS encoding SMP-30/gluconolactonase/LRE family protein gives MLFRLSFCLLTLFGSLQTAGLAQDTVNFPVIGEVISMDPAFEQIIDPRSQVQVVASGFLWSEGPVWVQELNAPGYLLFSDIPRNSIMKWVEGQGVSLFMKPSGYTGVAEYGVEPGSNGLVLDLQGQLICCEHGDRRVSVLTKGGGKRTLVDNYRGKRLNSPNDAVVKSNGDIYFTDPPYGLPKQLNDPLCELEFCGVYRLSTDGTVTLLTNQMTRPNGLAFSPDESVLYVAQSDPSAALWMAYPVQSDGTLAQGTVMYDATNAVTTLPGLPDGLTVDKFGNIFATGPGGVYVFSRAGKLLGRISTGERTANCKFGGPDGTTLYMTADMYLCRIPTKTGK, from the coding sequence ATGCTGTTTCGCTTGTCGTTTTGCCTGCTGACTCTTTTTGGATCGCTTCAAACCGCTGGCCTGGCCCAGGACACGGTGAACTTCCCGGTCATCGGGGAAGTGATCTCGATGGACCCGGCCTTCGAGCAGATCATCGATCCGCGGTCACAGGTTCAGGTGGTCGCGTCGGGCTTTCTCTGGAGCGAAGGACCGGTCTGGGTTCAGGAATTGAATGCCCCGGGCTATCTGCTGTTCTCTGATATCCCTCGTAATTCGATCATGAAGTGGGTCGAAGGGCAGGGAGTCTCGCTGTTCATGAAACCGTCTGGGTATACCGGAGTCGCCGAGTACGGTGTCGAGCCCGGTTCCAACGGACTGGTTCTCGATCTGCAAGGTCAGCTGATCTGCTGCGAACATGGCGACCGTCGCGTCTCGGTGCTGACCAAAGGGGGCGGCAAGCGGACCCTCGTCGACAACTATCGCGGCAAACGGCTCAACAGTCCGAATGATGCCGTCGTGAAATCGAACGGCGATATCTATTTCACCGACCCGCCGTATGGACTCCCCAAGCAACTGAATGATCCGCTGTGCGAGCTCGAATTCTGCGGGGTGTATCGCCTGTCGACTGACGGTACGGTGACGCTGTTGACCAACCAGATGACGCGTCCCAATGGCCTGGCGTTTTCGCCGGACGAAAGCGTGCTGTATGTCGCCCAGTCTGACCCGTCAGCGGCCTTGTGGATGGCTTACCCGGTGCAGTCGGATGGAACGCTGGCGCAGGGAACGGTGATGTACGACGCCACGAATGCGGTGACGACGCTGCCAGGCCTGCCGGACGGCTTGACCGTGGACAAGTTCGGCAACATTTTCGCAACCGGCCCCGGCGGCGTGTATGTCTTCTCGCGTGCCGGAAAACTGCTCGGCCGCATCAGCACTGGCGAGCGAACCGCCAACTGCAAGTTCGGCGGCCCCGACGGCACAACGCTCTACATGACCGCCGATATGTATCTCTGCCGGATTCCGACAAAGACCGGAAAGTAA
- a CDS encoding ABC transporter ATP-binding protein, which yields MLTAKVPLNSQTDAAGAQAAVVCRGVTKDYGVGDTRVRALQQIDLEIAYGCMTLLVGPSGCGKTTLISIMAGLLDPTEGDVELLGRSRKTLKGRQLVRFRAENIGFVFQQYNLLPSLTAVENVAVPLIIRHQKRSLAIEKAAEMLDAVGLGDKMKSRSTQLSGGQQQRVAIARALVNEPRLLVCDEPTAALDAKAGRNVMDLLRRTTVQPDRAVIVVTHDNRVFDFGDQIVSMADGRIESIESRSEALAAAAHH from the coding sequence ATGTTGACGGCAAAAGTTCCTCTGAATTCCCAAACGGACGCCGCAGGCGCGCAGGCGGCAGTCGTCTGTCGGGGCGTCACCAAAGACTATGGCGTCGGCGACACGCGTGTCCGGGCGTTGCAGCAGATCGATCTCGAAATTGCCTACGGCTGCATGACGCTCTTGGTCGGTCCCAGCGGTTGCGGCAAGACCACGCTGATTTCGATCATGGCCGGATTGCTCGACCCGACCGAAGGGGACGTCGAATTGCTGGGCCGTTCGCGCAAGACTCTCAAAGGTCGGCAACTCGTTCGGTTTCGCGCAGAAAACATTGGCTTCGTGTTCCAGCAATACAACCTGCTCCCCTCGCTGACCGCCGTGGAAAACGTGGCGGTGCCGCTGATTATCCGGCATCAGAAACGATCCCTGGCAATTGAAAAGGCGGCAGAGATGCTGGATGCCGTGGGACTGGGAGACAAGATGAAGAGCCGGTCGACCCAACTCTCTGGCGGTCAGCAGCAACGGGTCGCCATCGCCCGGGCACTCGTGAACGAGCCGCGACTGCTGGTTTGCGACGAACCGACCGCCGCGCTCGATGCAAAAGCAGGTCGCAACGTGATGGACCTGTTGCGACGCACAACGGTGCAGCCGGATCGAGCAGTGATCGTGGTGACGCACGACAACCGCGTCTTCGACTTTGGCGATCAGATTGTGTCCATGGCCGACGGCCGTATTGAAAGCATCGAATCCCGCTCCGAGGCGCTCGCCGCGGCAGCACATCATTAG
- a CDS encoding HlyD family secretion protein — MSRSFILPVVSLCLLLFAVNHVFSRQRPVEQTTPPTAPPETNVSDCVAGAGIVEPKTENMLLGSHLPGIIEKVNVVVGQVVQPGQPLFELDSRQIAADVEVKRAELDAAYAELGRLEQMPRPEDVPPIVAQRREAEAVVAEMQDAYDRNLRLGTSGASTEEKLVSSRTKLDGAKAQLERMRAEEARLLAGAWDADKALSRAKVQSAQRSVEQLETELSRYTVNAPNVISDGETVQKLEVLQVNVRPGEAVAAAPGNALIILGDVSRKHVRVDIDEHDIPRFRKDAPAMGIVRGESRYQYDLKFVRLEPYVIPKRSLTGDNRERVDTRVLQAIYEVVNEPADRPVYIGQQLDVFIDVTQGQTASKPN, encoded by the coding sequence ATGTCCCGTTCCTTCATTCTGCCAGTTGTGTCACTGTGCTTGCTGCTGTTTGCGGTGAATCATGTGTTCTCGCGGCAGCGGCCGGTGGAGCAAACGACTCCCCCCACAGCCCCGCCGGAAACGAACGTCAGCGACTGCGTCGCCGGCGCGGGAATCGTCGAGCCGAAGACCGAGAACATGTTGCTCGGTTCCCATTTGCCGGGCATCATCGAAAAGGTGAACGTCGTCGTCGGGCAGGTTGTGCAGCCCGGTCAGCCATTGTTCGAACTCGATTCCCGCCAGATTGCCGCGGATGTGGAAGTCAAACGGGCGGAACTGGACGCCGCTTACGCCGAACTAGGTCGACTTGAACAGATGCCCCGTCCAGAAGACGTGCCGCCCATCGTGGCCCAGCGCCGCGAAGCGGAAGCGGTCGTCGCCGAGATGCAGGATGCCTATGACCGCAATCTGCGATTGGGAACCAGCGGAGCTTCGACCGAAGAAAAACTGGTCAGCAGCCGCACCAAACTCGACGGCGCCAAGGCGCAGCTCGAACGGATGAGAGCCGAAGAAGCCCGATTGCTGGCGGGGGCCTGGGATGCCGACAAAGCCCTCTCCCGAGCGAAGGTCCAGAGCGCCCAGAGATCAGTTGAACAACTCGAAACAGAACTGTCCCGTTACACCGTCAACGCTCCGAACGTGATTTCCGACGGGGAAACCGTTCAAAAGTTGGAAGTGCTGCAGGTGAATGTCCGGCCCGGCGAAGCAGTCGCCGCCGCCCCCGGCAATGCGCTGATTATTCTCGGCGATGTGAGTCGAAAACACGTTCGGGTGGACATCGACGAGCACGATATCCCCCGTTTTCGCAAAGATGCCCCCGCGATGGGGATCGTCCGCGGAGAAAGCCGATACCAGTATGACCTGAAATTCGTGCGACTTGAGCCGTATGTCATTCCCAAACGTTCACTGACGGGGGACAACCGGGAACGGGTCGACACCCGGGTTTTACAGGCAATTTACGAAGTCGTGAACGAACCTGCTGACCGGCCCGTCTATATTGGACAACAACTGGACGTCTTCATTGATGTGACACAGGGTCAGACGGCGTCCAAGCCGAACTGA
- a CDS encoding CerR family C-terminal domain-containing protein, with product MDDTRQRLVNTAGQIFAEKGFDLTTVREICTAAEANIAAVHYHFGDKLRLYVEVVRLASCDQGEPPTFAWSEQTPPEDRLRDFVRHMLTLMIDNDRPTWQIDLMMREMGRPSVATQEVVESYIRPMFEGLIDIVGRFLPPDATPMQKQLQAFSIIAQCLLYRYHRPIGRLLVGEEQYQRFFDLDLLTEHVVRFSAAGLRAFPGARQESPA from the coding sequence ATGGACGATACGCGGCAGCGCCTGGTCAATACCGCCGGTCAGATCTTCGCCGAGAAGGGCTTCGATCTCACCACGGTGCGGGAAATCTGCACCGCAGCCGAGGCCAATATCGCCGCCGTCCATTACCACTTCGGGGACAAGCTGCGGCTGTATGTCGAAGTCGTGCGTCTGGCGAGCTGCGATCAGGGGGAGCCGCCGACGTTTGCCTGGAGCGAGCAGACTCCGCCGGAAGATCGGCTGCGGGACTTCGTCCGTCACATGCTGACGCTCATGATCGACAATGACCGTCCCACCTGGCAGATCGATCTCATGATGCGGGAAATGGGCCGGCCTTCGGTGGCGACGCAGGAAGTGGTTGAAAGCTACATCCGACCGATGTTTGAGGGGTTGATCGACATCGTCGGTCGCTTCCTGCCGCCGGATGCGACGCCCATGCAGAAACAGTTGCAGGCGTTTAGCATCATCGCGCAGTGCCTGCTGTACCGGTATCACCGCCCGATCGGCCGGCTGCTGGTCGGCGAAGAACAATACCAGCGATTCTTCGATCTCGATCTCCTCACCGAACACGTCGTCCGCTTCAGCGCCGCGGGGCTGCGTGCCTTTCCCGGAGCCCGTCAGGAGTCACCGGCATGA